GGTGGCGATGGCCAGAACGTGCTCTGGCAAATCGGCTCGCACACCGGCCCGAAGCAGCCCTACGAGGAAAAATCCCGCGCGAGTTTCGAAAAAGGCGACAATTTCCTTGATGCCTACCGTCCCAACAACGCCTGCTCCTGGATCGGCACCGCCCTAGCCGCGAGCCACATGAAGGCCATCGCACTGTGGAACCACGACGCCTACTTCGACTACATGGACCGCTGGATGAGCCCCGACGAAAAATGGGACCAGCCCAAGTGGCTGCCGAAAGGCGCCACGCGCAGCTTCGACCTCTTCACCGAGGAGATGTGGCGCGCCCACCGCGCTTCCGCGCCGGACCAGCCCCGCGGACGCGACAACCTCAAGTGGGTCTGGGACGCCACCAACCGCTCCGGCTCCCTCGTTCCCAATCCAACCGTCACGCCATGAACATCGCCCGCTCCTTCTTCCTGCTGCTCGCCATCGTCTCCCTCGCTGCTCTGCCAACGCAGGCGCAGCAACCCGCGCCAACACTCCGGCTGCCCGCGATCCTGAGCGACCACATGGTCATCCAACGCGACACGCCCGCGCGCGTCTGGGGCTGGGCCCAACCCGGCGAAACCGTGACCATCACCCTCGGTCAGGCCACCGCCACCGCCAAGGCCGACGACCAAGGCGAATGGTCCGCCACCTTGGCGAAGCTGGCCGCATCCGACGCTTCTCTCGAAATGATCGTCAAGAGTGGTGCCGACACGCTCACCGTGCGCGACATCCTGGTCGGCGACGTCTGGGTGTGTTCGGGTCAATCCAACATGGCGTTCCAACTCGCTAACTGCGCCGACGGCCCGGCGGAACTCGCCAAAGCCCAGCGCCCCGAAATGCGTTTCTTCCAGGTGCCCGGCGTTTCTTCCGGCACGCCCCTCGCCGACACCAAAGGCCAGTGGGTCGTGTGCACCCCGGCGACCGCCAAAGGCTTCTCCGCCGTCGGCTACTACTTCGGCCGCGAGATCCAGCAGTCGCAAAAAGTCCCCGTCGGCTTGATCGGCTCAAACCAAGGCGCCTCTCGCGCCCAAGTCTGGCTGAGCCGCGAGGCCCTCGCCGCCGATCCCGACCTGAACAAAATCTACCTCCAGCCCTTTGCGGCCATTCTGGACAATCCGGAAGAGGCGAAAGCCGCCCATGAAAAGTGGATGAAGGAAGGCGGCGAAAAATATCAGCAAGATCGCAGGGCATGGTTTTCCGAACGCTTCATGGCGGACAAAAAAAAGGAGCCCTTCACGAAACCCATGCCACAGCCGCCGGCGACGCCCGAGCCGCTCAACGTCACGGAACAAACCGGCTTCTCCACCGTGCTCTTCAACGCGCGCATTAATCCCTTGGTCAACTTCCCCATCCGCGGGGCGCTCTGGTATCAGGGCGAGGGCAACGTGAACGACGCCCTTTACGACCGCCTCCTCTCCGCCCTCATCACCGACTGGCGCACGCGTTGGGGCATCGGTGATTTTCCGTTCCTCATCGTCCAACTGCCCAACAAGAGCAAACAGCAGCGCGATCCCGCCGAGCAACTTGGCGGCTGGGCACCCATCCGCGAGCGGCAATTCAAAGTTCACCAGAACCTCGCCAACGTCGGCATCGTCGCGAGCATTGATCTCGGCTCGACGGAAGACCCGATTGAAAACAACAACCTGCACCCGGTTGAAAAAGAGAACATCGGCAAACGCCTCGCCCTCGTCGCCGGACACTACCCCTATGGTGAAAAAGGCGAGTTCAGCGGCCCCATCCTCGGAAAATCGAGCATCGAAGGCGCAAAGATCGAGCTCACCTTTGATCACGCGGCCGACGGCCTGAAGATCGGCACGCCGCCTAAAACCTCGCTCACGCCGCAACCGCCCGTCGACGAGCTGCGCGGTTTCGCGATCGCCGGAGCCGACAAAAAATTCGTCGCCGCCAAGGCGATCATCGTGGCACCGGACCGCGTGTCGGTCTGGAGCGAGTCGGTCCCCAAGCCCGCATTCGTCCGCTACGGCTGGCAGTTAAGCCCCGTGGTCAATCTCTACAACAGCGCCGACCTCCCCGCCTTCCCCTTCCGCACGGACACCGACTGAATTTGAAAGACGGCGAGCGCATGGCGCATGGAATCGAAGGCAAGCTCGCGGGGATCAATTTCCGCTGGCGGACGCAGCAACCAGTCGGAGACCTCATCTCGCTGAAGGATGACGTCGAACGACGCGGCTCGTGCATGAAAAAAAACATCGCATACGGGACGGGTGAGCTCGCGATAAGTGTATCGATTGGGATGCGAGCAGAGATAGCCCACATCGGTGAGCACAAGGCCGATTTCTTCAGTGATTTCCCGTTGGACAGCCTGCTCCAAAGACTCTCCATCATCCACAAAACCGCCCGGCATCGCGAGCAGTCCCAGCCCGGGATTGCGGGCGCGACGAATGAGCAGCAAACGGCCGGACGGATCGAGAATAAGAGCCGCGACGGCGACAATGGGATTATTGAATTCGCGATGGTCGCAGGCGCGACAGTGCCGGCGGCCCTGCGGCTCGCGGGTGTAATCCGGCGAGCCGCAAAGCGGACAATGCGTATAGGAGTCGTTGAGCGTGGGCATGGGCTTGAGCCCTTGGTCAATAGCCGGCAGGCGCGGCGACAGACGAGGAAACTCCTCCCAGATGCGGATTCGGCAAGGCTCCCGCAAAGCCGCGTGCAATGGCCTCATTGAGCATGGCCTTGGTGGCGGTGGCGCCGATTCGGGTGACGCCGAGTTCGCGCACGGCAAGTAATTCGTCAAGCGTGCGAACACCGCCTGCCGCCTTGATCTGAATGTGGGCGGCGGTGTGTTTGCGCATCAGCCGGAGATGCTCGTGGGTGGCACCCTTGTAGTTGTATTGCCCGTCGCTCTGCTTGACGAAACCGTAGCCGGTGGACGTTTTCACGAAGGCGACATTCACCTTGGAACAGATCTCGCACAAACGGATGATCTCCTCGTTGGTCAGGTAGTCGTTTTCGAAGATGACCTTGAGGATCGAGCCGGCGGCTACCGTGGCCTGGTTGATGAGGTCGATCTCTCGCTCCACGTAAGTCCAGTCGCCACTTTTCACTTTGCCGTTGTTGACAACCATATCGATTTCGCGGGCTCCGGCGAGAGCGGCTGCCTCGGCCTCGATCACCTTGATGCCCGTGGTGCTGTTACCGTGAGGAAATCCGATGACGGCGCAGGCCATGACATCGGTGCCCGCGAAAACATCGAGTGCCGCACGAATGGAATACGGTTTAACACAGGCGGTGGCGACGCCGTAGTCGCGGGAAAGCCGGCATCCAGCCAAAACGTCCGCGTCCGACATCGTCGGATGCAGGAGAGAGTGATCGATCATCTTGGCCAGTTGAGTGAGGGTGGGTTGAGTCATAGAGTGACGAACATGGCTCGAAGAGGGAGACGTTCGACATGAACGATCCTATCATGTGGCGACCGTAAAAAACATGCCTGCGCAGGCAAATAGATATCTTTTTAGGCAGTTGTCAGAAGCGTGTTCGGCGGGTAGCCAGATAAAGGTGTCTCCCCTCCTCCCATGCTGAAAAAACAACGTTATCATCGCGTGCATACGGGCCATCGGCGCATGGCGGTTCAGCCGGTTTTTGCCGACTTCCACCGCCTGGAGATGAATGCCTCCCAAGAGTATCCAAGACACCGGCATGCGAATTATGAAGCGATCTTGGTGGAACGCGGGCCTTATCTCTGCGAACTGAACGGACGGGAGCTGCAACTGGAGGCAGGAGAGGTATTGATCATAAAACCGGGCGACTGGCATGCGGACCACCTGAGGGCGGGACAACGGCATTTCGTTTTGCACTTCACTCTGGAGGCGGCCGAAGGAAGACGCGCACCGGATCTATTCACGGCAGGTGCGCGGGCGGAAGATCAGGTGGCGCGCGGGGATTTTAAGCGAGACGCGCGTTTGCTCCATGAGATCCAAGTGGAGGCGGAGGCGGGCGCCGATTATGCGGCGGCAGTGCAAGACGGACTGCTGGCGGCATTATTTTGGCGATGGACACGCGGGTTGCCGGAACGCGGATTAAGCGGACCCTGGCGGGCTTTGCCTGCGGACGAAGCCCGACGCCAAGAAATAGCGGAGCTGCTGGGCAGGCACGTGACCAAAAATCCGACCGTGGCCGAACTGGCTCAGGCATTGGCCATAAGCCCGCGTCAATTTAGCACGCAATGCCGGATGTTACTGGGGACCTCGCCCGCAAAGCTACTGCTCGAACTTAAACTAAGGGAGGCCGAGGCCATGCTCCGTTATCAAGGACGGCGGGTAAGCGAAGTCAGCGAGGCCTTGGGCTTCGCGAACCCATTTCATTTTTCACGCGTGTGCCGACGCGCCTGGGGTCACGCACCGAGTGCGGTGAAAACACGCTGACGCCTTCGGCGGAACACCCGGGCACAAATTTCAAAAAGCCCCTCGCCGCGGCCAAAGCCCGACCCTCAGCGCTCAACGCGGGGCGATTTCCACCGGACCCGTTTCGCTGCTTTTCCCTGGTGTCCAGCCCAGGTCCACTCGCACGCGTTCCGTTCTGCCATCGGGCCATTTCAAACCGAAAGAAATCGTCTTCTCCTCCTGCTTGGCGATGACGCCTTCAACGACTGGCGGCGCCTCGCCTTGGGCGAGCGGCACCAGCAGGTTGACGAACCGTATCGCGACCGCCGGGTCGCGTTGGGTGAGCGCGAGTTGATAACCATGTTTCTCCGCCCGCCCTTTTCCCGGGGCCATGCCGGCCATGACCACCGTGTCGGACGCCTCCGCATTCAACCCCTCGGCGACGGGCGTGAGCGTCAACACCGCGAGGCCGGCCTGCGGAAGACGTGCGATGTGCGAAAACCCGGAAGCAGTCGGCTCCGCCACAAAGGGCGCATCGGCGTGGCAAAGCCACGTGAGCCGGCGCGCCGCCCCGTCTTCCGCGCGGAAATCGTCCGCGACCAGCATCCAGCGGGCGGTCGTCAGAACGCTGCGGCGCAGGTTCACGTTTTTAACTTGGCGCGTGTAGGCGCCCCCAAACTCGCCGGACGCGAAGCCGTAGTCCTTGGTCAAGCTCACGCGGTCGATGCGGGCCCCGTCGAGCTGCTCGTAAGGCACGCCGTGCTCGTTGTGATACGCTCCGTCCATCGCCTGCCCCTTACCGTCCACCAGCAGCGTGTTGTGATCGCGCGTCCATTTCTCCGCCGTGTAGCCGGTGCCAACCGCGAGATAGGCTCCTTTGGCGTAGAGATAAAACGCACCGATGTCGGCGTGGACATGGCCGGCGTTGGGAACCCAGTCCTTGAGCTGGCCGAGCTTGGCCGCGGCGGCGTGCCCCAGCGGCGGACCGCAGCGGAAAAGCATCGCGGTGTCACCCGTGCCCCAGCCCGAGCGCCACGCAACGACGCCGTGGTCCTGGAAATAGTGATACGGCGCGATCTCCGCGAGCGGCCGCGGCTCGTGCCGGTTGTCGAACCAGAGGAAGGCCGACGAGGCGCCGTCCGTCTCGGGCAAGCGCATCCCGAGCAGATCAGCGGCGGCGCGACTCTCGCGCGAACCGGTGGCGCGGGCCACGCTCCAGAGCAGCGAGGAACCGGTCACGCGGATATCGGGGCGTTGATGGTCGCCTTTCCAAAGTCCGGTGTCTCCCACGTCGAAGGCCCAGGGTTTCCCGGGCAGCGAGAGGTGCAGAGCGTAGCGCCAGTTGTCGCGCAGCGCGGGCAGCTCCATCAATTTCTCGCCGGTGGCGCGGCCAAGCAGTTCGGCAGCCCGCACGTGCCAGTGCAGCGCATAAATCCAGTAGCCGACGCCTTCGTAATAATAGCCGTCTTCGCCCAGCACATAGCGGCAGCGGCGCAACACCGCGCGCGCCCGCTCAAGCCACATGTCCGCCGCCGGTTCCTCGCCGAGCAAGGCCAGCGAGGCGGCGATCAGCGCGACGGTCGGCGTATAGGTGTGGTTCTGATCGTAGCGGATCGCCGCCGTCCGTGCGACCGGGTCAAAATCGTCGAAAATCGCCTTCGCGTGCGCAGCGAGCCCCGCGCGAATCACGGTCGCATCGGCTCTACTCATCTCGCCGTGCAACAGATCGTAAGCGACCGAGAGATAGTAGAGATACCACGATGCCTGAAGATCGATATTCGGCCGGAAGTTGGTTCCCCATACCGGTTCGCGGCAGTGCGCCAGCAACCAGCGGATCGCTCCGTCGCGATAGCGTGTCTCGCCGGTGACAAACCAGGCGAGCGCTGCGGACTGCACGCATTCGATGCGCCAATAGGTTTTCCCATGCGTCACGTCCTCCGGAGAGGGTGTGGCGGCGGGATCGAGCACGCGTCGCGCGTTGTTAAGCACCGGCTGCCACAGCGCGGGATTTTCGCGCGCCTTGCGCCGGAGCTCATCGCGATCCATCGCGGAAAACAACAACCGCGGGCGCGCGACGGTATAGCCGGCCGTGACGGGCGTTTGTGGCAGGTCGAGGTCGTCAACCAGCGTCGGCGCAGGAAAACTACCAGTCCACTTCGCACGCGTCGCGCCCGCGCTTCCTGAAGAAAGCTCCGCCGGAAAAACCAGACAGGTGCCGGCCAAAAAAAACGCCACCGCGCGGTAAAAGAAGTATTTCATGGGACGAGGCCGGTGATGTTGCGAAGTTACGCCGGATGAGAGTTATCGTTATTTGCTCCGAAGTGCGGGTTCACC
This portion of the Rariglobus hedericola genome encodes:
- a CDS encoding NUDIX hydrolase encodes the protein MPTLNDSYTHCPLCGSPDYTREPQGRRHCRACDHREFNNPIVAVAALILDPSGRLLLIRRARNPGLGLLAMPGGFVDDGESLEQAVQREITEEIGLVLTDVGYLCSHPNRYTYRELTRPVCDVFFHARAASFDVILQRDEVSDWLLRPPAEIDPRELAFDSMRHALAVFQIQSVSVRKGKAGRSALL
- a CDS encoding heparinase II/III domain-containing protein gives rise to the protein MKYFFYRAVAFFLAGTCLVFPAELSSGSAGATRAKWTGSFPAPTLVDDLDLPQTPVTAGYTVARPRLLFSAMDRDELRRKARENPALWQPVLNNARRVLDPAATPSPEDVTHGKTYWRIECVQSAALAWFVTGETRYRDGAIRWLLAHCREPVWGTNFRPNIDLQASWYLYYLSVAYDLLHGEMSRADATVIRAGLAAHAKAIFDDFDPVARTAAIRYDQNHTYTPTVALIAASLALLGEEPAADMWLERARAVLRRCRYVLGEDGYYYEGVGYWIYALHWHVRAAELLGRATGEKLMELPALRDNWRYALHLSLPGKPWAFDVGDTGLWKGDHQRPDIRVTGSSLLWSVARATGSRESRAAADLLGMRLPETDGASSAFLWFDNRHEPRPLAEIAPYHYFQDHGVVAWRSGWGTGDTAMLFRCGPPLGHAAAAKLGQLKDWVPNAGHVHADIGAFYLYAKGAYLAVGTGYTAEKWTRDHNTLLVDGKGQAMDGAYHNEHGVPYEQLDGARIDRVSLTKDYGFASGEFGGAYTRQVKNVNLRRSVLTTARWMLVADDFRAEDGAARRLTWLCHADAPFVAEPTASGFSHIARLPQAGLAVLTLTPVAEGLNAEASDTVVMAGMAPGKGRAEKHGYQLALTQRDPAVAIRFVNLLVPLAQGEAPPVVEGVIAKQEEKTISFGLKWPDGRTERVRVDLGWTPGKSSETGPVEIAPR
- the deoC gene encoding deoxyribose-phosphate aldolase, whose amino-acid sequence is MTQPTLTQLAKMIDHSLLHPTMSDADVLAGCRLSRDYGVATACVKPYSIRAALDVFAGTDVMACAVIGFPHGNSTTGIKVIEAEAAALAGAREIDMVVNNGKVKSGDWTYVEREIDLINQATVAAGSILKVIFENDYLTNEEIIRLCEICSKVNVAFVKTSTGYGFVKQSDGQYNYKGATHEHLRLMRKHTAAHIQIKAAGGVRTLDELLAVRELGVTRIGATATKAMLNEAIARGFAGALPNPHLGGVSSSVAAPAGY
- a CDS encoding helix-turn-helix transcriptional regulator — translated: MLKKQRYHRVHTGHRRMAVQPVFADFHRLEMNASQEYPRHRHANYEAILVERGPYLCELNGRELQLEAGEVLIIKPGDWHADHLRAGQRHFVLHFTLEAAEGRRAPDLFTAGARAEDQVARGDFKRDARLLHEIQVEAEAGADYAAAVQDGLLAALFWRWTRGLPERGLSGPWRALPADEARRQEIAELLGRHVTKNPTVAELAQALAISPRQFSTQCRMLLGTSPAKLLLELKLREAEAMLRYQGRRVSEVSEALGFANPFHFSRVCRRAWGHAPSAVKTR
- a CDS encoding sialate O-acetylesterase codes for the protein MNIARSFFLLLAIVSLAALPTQAQQPAPTLRLPAILSDHMVIQRDTPARVWGWAQPGETVTITLGQATATAKADDQGEWSATLAKLAASDASLEMIVKSGADTLTVRDILVGDVWVCSGQSNMAFQLANCADGPAELAKAQRPEMRFFQVPGVSSGTPLADTKGQWVVCTPATAKGFSAVGYYFGREIQQSQKVPVGLIGSNQGASRAQVWLSREALAADPDLNKIYLQPFAAILDNPEEAKAAHEKWMKEGGEKYQQDRRAWFSERFMADKKKEPFTKPMPQPPATPEPLNVTEQTGFSTVLFNARINPLVNFPIRGALWYQGEGNVNDALYDRLLSALITDWRTRWGIGDFPFLIVQLPNKSKQQRDPAEQLGGWAPIRERQFKVHQNLANVGIVASIDLGSTEDPIENNNLHPVEKENIGKRLALVAGHYPYGEKGEFSGPILGKSSIEGAKIELTFDHAADGLKIGTPPKTSLTPQPPVDELRGFAIAGADKKFVAAKAIIVAPDRVSVWSESVPKPAFVRYGWQLSPVVNLYNSADLPAFPFRTDTD